GGTGCAACTTCAACTATTTTACCGAGATACATTACTCCGATTCTGTTGCTGACATATTTCACTACTGAAAGATCATGAGCTATAAAAAGATATGTAAGATTAAATTCGCTCTGTAAATCAAGCATTAAATTCAGAATCTGGGCCTGTACCGATACATCAAGAGCAGATACAGGTTCATCACAGATTACCAATTCAGGCTGGAGAACAAGTGCTCTTGCAATCCCCACTCTCTGTCTCTGTCCTCCGCTAAACTCATGCGGGTATCTGTTTATATGCTCCGGATTAAGACCAACTGTTCCCAGGTACTCTTTGATCCTTTTAAGTCTTGAAATTTTACTGCCTATCCTGTGTATCTCCAGCGGTTCATTAACTATGTCACCTATCGTCATTCTGGGAGATAATGAAGCGTAAGGATCCTGAAAAATTATCTGTATTTCTTTTCTGTATTTAAGCATCTGTGAATTTTTCATCCTTACAAGATCATTTCCTTTGTAATTGATTATTCCGCTTGTGGGTTTTATCAATCTTAGTATCAATCTTGCTGTAGTGGATTTACCGCATCCGCTTTCACCAACAAGTCCGAAAGTCTCGCCTTTTTTTATAAAAAAACTTATATCATCGACTGCTTTGACTGAATTGGAAGATTTGGAATGAAAAAATCCTGATCTTAAATTAAAATGCTTTTTCAGATTCTTTACTTCCAGTAATAATGTATCTTTTTCTGGCATTATTTCTAAATCCTACAAACAAAAATTTATATTATAAACTAAATCCATATGTATTCTCTAATCCCTTGACAAAGATCCTGAATAAAATTCTTCTGACCTGAAACATGAGACAAAATGACCCTTCTCTATTTCAATGCTTAGAGGATAGGACAGCCTGCATGAACTCAGCTTAAACCTGCATCTCGGTGCAAAAGTACATCCTTCAGGAAGATCTATAAGGCTTGGCGGTGTTCCTTTTATGGGTTTCAGCCTTTCCTTTTGCTCTTCATTAAGTTTCGAGACTGATCCTATCAGGCCCATTGTGTAGGGATGATATGGTTTGTAAAAAATATCATTCACGCTGGCAAACTCTACCGGCTTGCCCGCATACATGACAAGAACTCTTTCTGCATATTTTGCAATTACTCCAAGATCATGAGTGATCAGCATAACTGAAGAATCGGTTTTACTTTTTAATTCCTCAACAAGTTCAAGAATCTGAGCCTGTATGGTAACATCAAGAGCAGTAGTAGGCTCATCAGCTATAAGTATGCTTGGGGAATTGGCTATTGCCATTGCTATCATTGCCCTCTGCCTCATTCCACCGCTAAACTCATGAGGATAACTTTTCATTCTTTTATGTATGTCAGGCATTCCTACCATATCAAGCAGTTCAAGCGCTCTTTCATAAGCTTGTTTTTTACTGATTTTCTGATGTGCAAGAATTGCTTCCATTAACTGATTGCCTATTGTAAAAACAGGATTAAGCGATGTCATGGGATCCTGAAATATCATTGATATCCTGTTGCCCCTGTATTTCTGTAGATGCTTCTGTTTGAGCTTCAGAAGATCCTGTCCGTCAAAATTAATATTTCCGCTGACAATTTTTCCCGGCGGAATAGCAATAAGTCCGAGAATTGTAAGAGCCGTAATGCTTTTGCCTGAACCTGTTTCGCCAACTATTCCAAGAGTTTCACCTTTTTTTAAGTCAAAGCTTACACCATCAACAGCTTTCACAACACCGGCATCCGTGTAGAAATAAGTTCTCAGGTCTTTTACCTCAAGCAATATGTTATTATTGTTTGTCATTGATTACCTCTTTAATTTCGGATCAAGAGCATCTCTTAAACCATCTCCAAGAAGAACAAATCCGAGTACCGTTATCAGTATCGCAAGGCCGGGAAAAAACATAAGCCATGGGGCAGTGTTTATATAAGTCAGAGATTCTGAAAGCATCTTCCCCCAGGAAGGAGTCGGCGGCTGCACTCCCAATCCTAAAAAACTTAAAGCAGCCTCAACAATAATAGCAGTTCCGACATTCATAGTGGAATATACAATAAGGGGCGCAAAAGAATTCGGAAGAATATGCTTGATAATAATCCTTGCATTGCTTGCTCCAAGGGCGCGAGCCGCTTCAATATATTCTTTTTCCTTAATTGACAATATGGAACTCCTGAACAGTCTTGCAACTGAAGCCCAGCCAAGTATTCCTATTGCGATAAATATATTCAGAACACCGGGTCCAAGAATGGTCATTATTGCTATTGCTCCGAGAATATAAGGGAAAGCAAAAAATATATCAGCGATCCTCATAATTATAGCATCAGGTATGCCGCTGAAAAAACCTGAAATAGCTCCCAGAAACAATCCTATTGCAAGAGAAATGGCAACCGCTATTACCCCGACAAGCATTGAAATCTGGGTACCGTAAAGCACTCTGCTGAAAATATCTCTTCCCAGGATATCAGTACCAAACCAGTGCGCAGCACTCGGACTTTCCTGCGATGCAGTTTTCTCTCTATAGGTAGGATCATAAGGGGCAATAAGCGGAGCAAATATTGCTATCAGGGCCATCATAATAACAATTGCAAGCCCTATCATGGCAAGCTTGTTTCTTATAAGTCTTCTCCATGCATCTTTATATAAAGAAGACTTGCTGTATTTTTTGTCTAATCGGTTTTCTTCAATTATTGATTTCTCAACGATATTATCAGGATCTGAATTATCTGCAGGCAGTTCGTTTTTTTCTTCTTTTATCAAAAACATATTTATTACAAATTTATATTATTTTTTCAGTATTTATTTAATAATTGGCTTCTCCCCCGCTGAATCTTATTCTCGGGTCAAGGATTGCATAAAAAATATCAACAATCAGATTAATGATAACAAAAATAAGTACAAGAATTATGGTTCCGCCTATTACAACAGGAGCATCTCTCTGAAGTATTGCAAGATAAATTATTCTGCCAACTCCCGGCCATGCAAAAATCGTTTCCGTTAAAATAGCGCCACCCACTAAAGTACCCAATCTATTCCGATATAGGTTATTACAGGAATAAGCGCATTTTTCAAAGAATGTTTGAAAATAACCCTGTTATTTGAAAGACCTTTTGCATAAGCAGTCCTTATATAATCATTTGACAAGACATCAAGCATGCTTGAGCGTGTCATTCTGGCAACAAAAGCCGTTGAGACAGAAGCAAGGGTTAGCGCCGGAAGTATATAATATTTTAAGCTGCCATCCCCCATTCCTGACATTGGAAGCCACCCGAGCTTTAAGCCAAAGCCTATCTGTAAAAGCATTCCAAGCCAGTATACAGGAATACAGACAAGTATGGTTGTGGAGATTGTGACCAGTACATCAAGAAAAGAATATTTCTTGACAGCCGATATGATTCCGGCAATTATTCCTATTATCGTTTCAATAATTATTGCCGCGAAAGCCAGTTTTATGGAATTTGGATAATGCTCGGCAAGTATTTCATTCACTGATCGCCGGTATCTATAAGAAGTTCCAAGATCTCCTTTTGCAAGAGAGGAGACATATCTCCAGTACTGTACATAGATTGGTTTGTCTATTCCCATTTTTGCCCTGAGGTTGGCAAGGGCCTGAGGCGTTGCACCTTTCTGGAGAATGAGTTTGGCAGGATCTTCAGGTATCACATACATTAAAATAAAAAGTATGAGGGTGATTCCGATTATTACAGGAATTATCTGGAGTATCCTCTTTATAATATAATATAACATCTCTATTTTTCTATTTAATAATTATTCAGTTTATTCAGCTTTTAAAAAATACATCATATTAAAACTATTTTAGCAATTTTACAACCATTAATACAAAAATACCAAACTTTTTGCAAATAATAATAGCCTGCACATTTGCAGGCTATTATTATTATAATATTAATTCATTATTTTAAACAGTATTATTGTTCCAGCCAAACAGTGGCAAGATCATAATTTTCCATGTTGTCAAATACGAATCCTTTTACATAAGTCTTTACTACTCTGCTTGTGCCATAGAAGTAAATAGGTGCAAAAGCCGCTTCCTTAAGAATAGTCTTTTCAACCTCACGGTATTTGGCTATTCTTTCATCCTCATCAACAGTACTTCTTGCCGCAACAAGCAATTCGTCTACAATAGGATTACTATACTCTGAATAGTTATCAGATGATTTTGAGTAGAATAATGAATAAAGGAAATTATCCATTGTAGGATAGTCGGCAAGCCAACCCAGTCTGAAGAATATTATTTCACCGCTGGCTGCTTTTTCAAGCATTGTCCCCCACTCAAATCCTTCAATTTCCATTGTAATGCCTATTTCAGCAAGATCTGCCTGAATAGCTTCTGCTAATTTTTCATGGCCTGAACCTGTATTAAAACCAAGATTTAAAGTTTCAAGACCTTCACCATTGGGATATCCTGCCTCTTCGAGCTTCTGTTTTGCCATTTCAGGATCATATGTGAAATCCATGGCATTTTCCTGGAATCCGGGGATTCCCGGAGGAACAAATCCTGTTGCAGGGCTTGATATTCCTTCATTGATAATGTCGCAGATATTTTGCCTGTCAATTGCATATATTATAGCTTCTCTTAATGCAAGATTATCTTTAAATGGCTCTGCCTGAAGATTCATGCCATAATAATAAAGTCCGAGTATCGGATGAATTATTGTGCCATCTTTTAAAGCCGGATCAGCTTCCGTAGCAGCTCTCTGCCCTACAGGTATTTCAGTGAATTCAAGATTTCCGGCCTGAAACTCCAGAAATGCAGTTTCCTGTTCAGGAATTATTACATATAATACGCCATCAAGATAAGCTTTCTGACCGTAATAATCGTCATTTCTTACAAGTTCTATTGACTGGTCGTGTGTCCAGGAAACGAATTTAAACGGACCTGTACCATCCGGTATTTCGCCAGCTTTGTCGCCGGCCGCTTCTATACTTTCCTGATTAACAGGATAAAATACAACGTGTCCCAATGTATTTACAAAGTCAGCATAAGGATACTGAAGAGTAACCTGAAGAGTGTAATCGTCAAGCGCCTTTACTCCGGTCAGTTCCGTTGAGCTGCCGTCCTGAGCTGCATCATAACCTTCAATTGCAGACAAATGATAAGCCAGGTATGAAGCAGTGTCTTTAAGAACAACTCTTGTCCAGGAATAAACGAAATCTTGCGCAGTCAGTTCTTTGCCGCTATGGAACTTGACACCTTTCTTTATATAGAATGTATAAGTCAGCAGATCATCGCTAATCTCATATTTCTCACAAAGTTCAGGTACTACTTCAAGTGTTTCAGGATCGTAGGTAAACAATCCGTCCCATATCTGTCGGACTACCTGGATTCCTTCGCTTTCATATGCATTAGGCGGATCAAGAGAAACCGGTTCATTAAGGTGCATTCTCATTATTCCGCCAGCTACCGGTTCTCCGGATACTGTTTCTGCTGTTTTTTCTTCAGCAGCTTCCGCTGTTGTAGTTTCCGCCGCTGCAGCTTCCGCTGTTGTAGTTTCTGTCTGGGTTGCAGCCTTGCAACCGGCAAACAAAGAAGCTGCCAAAGCAGCTACAACTACAATAGTAAGCAATGCAAATAGTTTTTTATTTTTTTGCATTTAATCTCCTCCTTTTTATTTAAACATTACCGGAAAATAAACTGTCATTAATATTATCAATAAATCCGGTAAAATTTATTGTCAATCAAAAAAATTATCAAAACATGATATAAACATCAATTCAGTTAAGGCTGTTGAGAAATAAAATGAAAGAAAATAATTATTGAAAAATAAATAGCAATATAGATGTTATACCAAAAATTACACAACTTATAATCGTTACTCTGTCAAGATTTTTTTCGACTATTCCCGAACCGTCAAAAGTTTCCATCATTCCGGAAAAAAGCCCCGATATTCCTCCGCCTTTTCCGGAATGCAGCAATATCAATAAAATAACCGACAAACATGCAATTATATGAATTATAAATACTACATTCAACCAAATAGAACCCATAAATACCTTCTTCTTTCTTTCTAATACTATAAATGCTGTAATTTTTGAGCTTAAAACAGATATTATATCAAAAAAAAATCAAATTCAAATATTTATTATTTTTTTATCAGGGAATCGCCTGTCATTTCCGGAGGTTTTTCTATTCCGGCAAGCTCCAGAATGGTTGGAGCTATGTCTCCAAGCTTAAGGTTTTCATAATCCTGCCTCAATCCTTTTACGCTATCATCACATAAAATAAAAGGAACATAAGAGGAAGTATGTGCCGTAATCACGTTCTTTGTGATAGAACATACCATTTCTTCTGCATTTCCATGATCAGCGGTAATCAGCGCTATGCCTCCGGTATTGACAAGGGCATTTACTACAAGTCCTACACAGGTATCAACTGTTTCTACCGCAGTAATTGCAGAATCCATATAGCCTGAGTGTCCAACCATGTCTGCATTTGCGTAATTAAGGATAATCAGGTCGTATATGTTTTCATATATCTTTTCAATAACTTTTTCCGTCACCTCATACGCACTCATCTGAGGCTTCAGATCATATGTCTTAACCGGTACAGTCGGTATCATAATCCTGTCCTCGTTTTTAAAAGGAGTTTCAACTCCACCGCTAAAAAAGAATGAGACATGCGGATATTTATCTGTTTCAGCAATTCTTAGCTGTTTTAAATTGTTGAGAGCTATTATCTCACCAAGAGTATTTTTTAATCTTTCCTGGGGAAATGCAGCCGGACACGCAAAACTATCATCATAAATAGTCATTCCGGCAAAGTATATACTGTCAGGATTTATTTTTCCCCTGTCAAAAATATTAAAATCCCGGATTACAAAAGGGCTTGACAGTTGTCTTGTTCTGTCAGGCCTGAAATTGAAAAATATTACTGAATCCTTGTTTTTTATCTTTGAAGCTTCATTGTCTGAAGTTTCTATGCAGCAGGGCTTGATAAATTCATCCGTCAGACCCTTTTTATAGTATTCTTCAACTGCTGCAAGAGGGTCTTTAAAGAATTCTCCTTCCCTGCTGACCAGGAGATCAAAAGCTTTTTTTGTCCTGTCCCACTTATTATCTCTGTCAAGTGAATAATATCTGCCGCTTAATGATGCTATTTCACCTGCTTTAAGCCTGTTTGCAAGATTTTGTATCTCTGCTATATATTTTTTAGCACTCTTGGGAAAAACATCCCTTCCATCGAGAAAAGCATGTATATAAAAATTTTTTATTCCATATTTTGCTGCCATTTTCATCAGAGCTTTCAGATGATCTGTATGGCTGTGCACTCCTCCGTCTGACAGACATCCCATAAAATGCAGGTCAGAATTATTATTTATTGTATTTTGAAATGCGTCCTTAAAAACCTTATTTTCATAAAAACTTCCGTCTTTTATGGCATTAGTGATTTTTGTATAATCCTGAACAACTATCCTGCCTGCTCCGATATTTAAATGCCCTACTTCGGAATTTCCCATCTGTCCTTCAGGCAAGCCTACTTTTTCACCTGCGGCATTCAGTTTCGTATTAGGATAATATCTTGTATAATAATCTATATTAGCTGTCAGGGCATGATATATCGCATTGCCCTTTTGCTTTTCTGAGATACCCCACCCGTCCATTATGATAAGACAGATGGGTCTCTTTATCTTATTCTTTATCATTCTTCCATTCTTTTATTAAGGTTTTACCTGTCATCTCTTCCGGTTTCTCAATATTAAGCATTTCCAGAATCGTCGGTGAAATATCACAAAGAGCCGGGGCATCACCGCATGATACCAAAGATAGGATTCTGTCATCACATAAAATAAAGGGAACCATTGAATTGGAATGAGCGGTCATGGCGCATTGCTTTTCAGTATTGAACATTTCCTCTGCATTACCGTGGTCAGCAGTTATTATACATGTTCCTTTTACTTCTTTTAATTTATCCGTTATCATGCCAAGACATTCATCAACAACCTCAACTGCCTTTACTGCCTGTTCAAAAAATCCCGTATGGCCAACCATGTCAGGATTAGCAAAATTTACAATAATTACATGATAGGATTTTTCATCTATTTTCTTTACCACTGTCTTGGCAATCTCATAAGCGCTCATCTCGGGCTTGAGATTATATGTGGCAACTTTCGGGGAAGGAATAAGAATTCTGTCCTCATTGGGATTGGGTTTTTCAACTCCGCC
The Actinomycetota bacterium genome window above contains:
- a CDS encoding ABC transporter ATP-binding protein, with the translated sequence MTNNNNILLEVKDLRTYFYTDAGVVKAVDGVSFDLKKGETLGIVGETGSGKSITALTILGLIAIPPGKIVSGNINFDGQDLLKLKQKHLQKYRGNRISMIFQDPMTSLNPVFTIGNQLMEAILAHQKISKKQAYERALELLDMVGMPDIHKRMKSYPHEFSGGMRQRAMIAMAIANSPSILIADEPTTALDVTIQAQILELVEELKSKTDSSVMLITHDLGVIAKYAERVLVMYAGKPVEFASVNDIFYKPYHPYTMGLIGSVSKLNEEQKERLKPIKGTPPSLIDLPEGCTFAPRCRFKLSSCRLSYPLSIEIEKGHFVSCFRSEEFYSGSLSRD
- the secG gene encoding preprotein translocase subunit SecG codes for the protein MGSIWLNVVFIIHIIACLSVILLILLHSGKGGGISGLFSGMMETFDGSGIVEKNLDRVTIISCVIFGITSILLFIFQ
- a CDS encoding ABC transporter permease, which codes for MFLIKEEKNELPADNSDPDNIVEKSIIEENRLDKKYSKSSLYKDAWRRLIRNKLAMIGLAIVIMMALIAIFAPLIAPYDPTYREKTASQESPSAAHWFGTDILGRDIFSRVLYGTQISMLVGVIAVAISLAIGLFLGAISGFFSGIPDAIIMRIADIFFAFPYILGAIAIMTILGPGVLNIFIAIGILGWASVARLFRSSILSIKEKEYIEAARALGASNARIIIKHILPNSFAPLIVYSTMNVGTAIIVEAALSFLGLGVQPPTPSWGKMLSESLTYINTAPWLMFFPGLAILITVLGFVLLGDGLRDALDPKLKR
- a CDS encoding dipeptide ABC transporter ATP-binding protein translates to MPEKDTLLLEVKNLKKHFNLRSGFFHSKSSNSVKAVDDISFFIKKGETFGLVGESGCGKSTTARLILRLIKPTSGIINYKGNDLVRMKNSQMLKYRKEIQIIFQDPYASLSPRMTIGDIVNEPLEIHRIGSKISRLKRIKEYLGTVGLNPEHINRYPHEFSGGQRQRVGIARALVLQPELVICDEPVSALDVSVQAQILNLMLDLQSEFNLTYLFIAHDLSVVKYVSNRIGVMYLGKIVEVAPSEKLYINPLHPYTMGLLSAIPIPDPEIERKRQRIILPGDVPSPINPPSGCRFHPRCPNAQEICSKEEPVLKNYSKDGKEHLAACFFAGKSI
- a CDS encoding peptide ABC transporter substrate-binding protein, with the translated sequence MQKNKKLFALLTIVVVAALAASLFAGCKAATQTETTTAEAAAAETTTAEAAEEKTAETVSGEPVAGGIMRMHLNEPVSLDPPNAYESEGIQVVRQIWDGLFTYDPETLEVVPELCEKYEISDDLLTYTFYIKKGVKFHSGKELTAQDFVYSWTRVVLKDTASYLAYHLSAIEGYDAAQDGSSTELTGVKALDDYTLQVTLQYPYADFVNTLGHVVFYPVNQESIEAAGDKAGEIPDGTGPFKFVSWTHDQSIELVRNDDYYGQKAYLDGVLYVIIPEQETAFLEFQAGNLEFTEIPVGQRAATEADPALKDGTIIHPILGLYYYGMNLQAEPFKDNLALREAIIYAIDRQNICDIINEGISSPATGFVPPGIPGFQENAMDFTYDPEMAKQKLEEAGYPNGEGLETLNLGFNTGSGHEKLAEAIQADLAEIGITMEIEGFEWGTMLEKAASGEIIFFRLGWLADYPTMDNFLYSLFYSKSSDNYSEYSNPIVDELLVAARSTVDEDERIAKYREVEKTILKEAAFAPIYFYGTSRVVKTYVKGFVFDNMENYDLATVWLEQ
- a CDS encoding 2,3-bisphosphoglycerate-independent phosphoglycerate mutase, translating into MIKNKIKRPICLIIMDGWGISEKQKGNAIYHALTANIDYYTRYYPNTKLNAAGEKVGLPEGQMGNSEVGHLNIGAGRIVVQDYTKITNAIKDGSFYENKVFKDAFQNTINNNSDLHFMGCLSDGGVHSHTDHLKALMKMAAKYGIKNFYIHAFLDGRDVFPKSAKKYIAEIQNLANRLKAGEIASLSGRYYSLDRDNKWDRTKKAFDLLVSREGEFFKDPLAAVEEYYKKGLTDEFIKPCCIETSDNEASKIKNKDSVIFFNFRPDRTRQLSSPFVIRDFNIFDRGKINPDSIYFAGMTIYDDSFACPAAFPQERLKNTLGEIIALNNLKQLRIAETDKYPHVSFFFSGGVETPFKNEDRIMIPTVPVKTYDLKPQMSAYEVTEKVIEKIYENIYDLIILNYANADMVGHSGYMDSAITAVETVDTCVGLVVNALVNTGGIALITADHGNAEEMVCSITKNVITAHTSSYVPFILCDDSVKGLRQDYENLKLGDIAPTILELAGIEKPPEMTGDSLIKK